A window of the Haloquadratum walsbyi C23 genome harbors these coding sequences:
- a CDS encoding DNA-methyltransferase produces MEEYELSNGVIHRGDCLDGLRELAEDAITLGFTSPPYFNAVNYEEHVEKVHGNTDHWEREEMSYDDYQDFLIKRFEEVFRVTRPGGHTIVNISPVHWEDERVALPFHLVGWMEDIGWTFKEDIIWEKPVAKDRRSGVLLQNPYPGYYYPSVVAEYVLVFQKEADDENKNNIYWNRTEEEKTKNEISLDDYQGEKSKNVWKIRQVAPGENEHPAPFPRELAERVIQFYSYQDDTVMDIFAGSGQTLLAAQDLDREFIGFETQHEYVEYAKDRVIDESSQMTLEDI; encoded by the coding sequence ATGGAAGAGTATGAACTCTCTAATGGCGTCATTCACAGAGGAGACTGTCTTGATGGATTGAGAGAACTTGCTGAAGACGCTATTACGCTTGGATTTACATCGCCTCCATATTTTAATGCTGTCAACTATGAGGAACATGTCGAGAAGGTGCATGGAAACACAGATCACTGGGAACGTGAGGAGATGTCATATGATGATTATCAGGATTTCCTTATCAAACGTTTTGAGGAAGTATTTCGTGTCACAAGACCTGGCGGACACACAATCGTAAATATCTCGCCTGTTCATTGGGAGGATGAGAGGGTAGCACTACCATTTCACCTTGTTGGGTGGATGGAGGATATTGGATGGACATTCAAAGAAGATATTATTTGGGAGAAACCTGTTGCGAAGGACCGACGATCTGGCGTCCTTCTGCAAAATCCATATCCAGGATATTATTATCCATCTGTAGTAGCTGAGTATGTCCTTGTGTTTCAAAAAGAGGCTGATGATGAGAATAAAAATAATATCTACTGGAACAGAACAGAAGAAGAAAAAACGAAGAATGAAATAAGCCTTGATGACTATCAAGGCGAGAAATCAAAAAATGTCTGGAAAATCCGTCAGGTAGCTCCCGGGGAGAACGAGCATCCAGCGCCATTTCCGCGAGAGCTTGCAGAACGAGTTATACAGTTTTACTCATATCAAGACGATACGGTCATGGACATCTTTGCAGGGAGTGGTCAGACGCTCCTTGCTGCACAGGATCTGGATCGAGAGTTTATTGGGTTTGAGACGCAGCACGAATACGTTGAGTACGCTAAGGACAGAGTGATAGATGAAAGTTCACAGATGACATTAGAGGATATCTAG